A window of Cryptomeria japonica chromosome 3, Sugi_1.0, whole genome shotgun sequence contains these coding sequences:
- the LOC131034370 gene encoding dirigent protein 1 — translation MATAKSRTRTKTLVSALSMLLLLPCITSTAAMNDMKKKVTQIEFYMHDIVKGKNVTAVTVTSGPPHFGMIRVIDDSVTAGPSHKSKELGRGRGMYAQDSLQGVNLMLVFTVVFQAGEHNGSTLSLLGQDNTMDMQREIAVVGGTGHFRHATGHAIFETQAVFGLNAVLKFNVTVLH, via the coding sequence ATGGCAACAGCAAAAtcaagaacaagaacaaaaacCCTAGTTTCTGCACTGTCAATGCTTCTCCTTCTGCCCTGCATAACAAGTACTGCAGCAATGAATGATATGAAGAAGAAAGTTACCCAGATAGAATTCTACATGCATGACATTGTGAAGGGCAAGAATGTGACAGCAGTTACAGTGACCAGTGGCCCTCCTCACTTTGGGATGATAAGAGTGATAGATGATTCTGTCACTGCAGGTCCCTCACACAAATCTAAGGAGTTGGGCAGAGGCAGAGGAATGTATGCCCAAGACTCTCTCCAAGGTGTTAATCTCATGCTTGTTTTCACAGTTGTTTTTCAGGCAGGAGAGCACAATGGAAGCACATTGTCTCTGTTGGGACAAGATAATACAATGGATATGCAGAGGGAGATAGCAGTTGTTGGAGGAACAGGGCATTTTAGGCATGCTACAGGCCATGCTATATTTGAAACCCAGGCTGTCTTTGGCCTCAATGCTGTTCTCAAGTTTAATGTCACTGTTCTTCACTGA